The Arthrobacter burdickii genomic interval GGGGTCGCCGTGATCGTGACCGTGCCGTCCCGCGCGCTGCGGTGGTGGGTCGCCGACACGTCCACTCCGACGGCGGTCTTCCCGAGGGTAGACGCGTGGATCACCGCGGCCCAGGAGCCGACGGCCTCGCCGACGGCAAGGGAGGCGCCTCCGTGGAGGAGCCCGAAGGACTGGCGGTTGCCTTCCACGGGCATCGTCGCCACGACCCGCTCGGCTGATTGCTCGAGGATGGACACGCCCATCTTCTCGTCGAGTTCACCGAGCGAGATGGTCCAGGGGGGAAGGGATTCGTGCGTCATCGCCCGGCTGCTCCTGATCGGGGTCCTGGTGGGTCGTCCACCACTCTAACCGCGGGGGCGCCGGGACGTGACGTGGCGTAACGATCGGATCACGGGTAAGCAAACAGACAGCCCTGACCTGCGGCTATAGGTTTCGGGGAAAAAATGTCGTGGCCGTGGAAGCGCTCCCACTTGACAGTGTCCTGGGTCACAGTCAGGATGGGTGCACAGCGTGAGAGCGCTCCCACGGTGCCTGATCAGTCGGTGGGTCCGCGGCCTCTCCTGCTTCGAACCACTCTCTCCGGCAGGGTTCCGGGTACTCCCGCAACCGCCGCCGCCACCGTCCTGGACCGGGTCCGCAGGAACCGGCTCCGCAGGCGGATCCCCCTCCGGCAGTTCCTGCCGGGATGTTCCACCCAGACTCCGCTGCACCCCGCAGCGGTATCCAAGCTGACAAAGGAGTCACCCGTGCACAGCAGAGCACGTATCACCGCACTTTCGGCCGCGGCAGCATGCCTCGCCATGGCCCTCACCGCCTGCGGGTCCGGCGGATCCGGCGAGGCCGGCGTCGACGGCGAAACCGGTACCGAGGACGTCACC includes:
- a CDS encoding PaaI family thioesterase; this translates as MTHESLPPWTISLGELDEKMGVSILEQSAERVVATMPVEGNRQSFGLLHGGASLAVGEAVGSWAAVIHASTLGKTAVGVDVSATHHRSARDGTVTITATPIHLGRTLTTHEVLLTDEAGRRLCTLRITNLLLDKPATVSSVEP